One genomic segment of Devosia sp. includes these proteins:
- a CDS encoding SbmA/BacA-like family transporter → MFRSFFPVPKVFFLSAAVWMLASVLIWFAVGEPIRSVISIDRFTHPVIAASVEDQVAVDAQQSTGQPVVGDDQADPNAPATTASEAPAAPNPTAAAEAGSQLNFMTADRVWLYQYVLITALLFCVFWYFYKRNEWYWWSVVSSTVILLIIYFQVQVSAFVNEWSGSFFNTIQLALTQPGSVSPDQLYGLTWTIVLVTIPSILVSVGLAFYTSHYVFRWRKAMNFYYMAYWPQIRHTEGAAQRVQEDTMRFAQIMEDLGTAFFDSLITLVVFLPLLWNLSSNISELPIFGATPGGLVWVALVGAAAGTALLAVVGIKLPGLNFANQKVEAAYRKELVFGEDHADRADPPTIRELFAGVQRNYFRLYFHYTYFNLARYGYTNMVGYVPLLVMAPSILAGTLTMGLYQQIQIAFGQVFGSFQFFARAWTVIVELQSVIMRLRTFESHIPHDQEPIKESVSDAAAAG, encoded by the coding sequence GTGTTCCGCTCATTCTTCCCCGTTCCAAAAGTCTTCTTCCTATCGGCCGCAGTCTGGATGCTGGCCTCGGTCCTGATCTGGTTCGCCGTGGGCGAGCCGATCCGCTCGGTCATCAGCATCGACCGCTTCACCCACCCGGTCATCGCCGCCTCCGTAGAGGATCAGGTCGCGGTCGACGCTCAGCAATCCACCGGCCAGCCGGTGGTCGGCGATGATCAGGCGGACCCCAACGCGCCGGCGACCACCGCCAGCGAAGCCCCAGCCGCCCCTAACCCCACGGCAGCGGCAGAGGCCGGATCGCAACTGAACTTCATGACCGCCGACCGGGTCTGGCTCTATCAGTATGTGCTGATAACTGCCCTGCTGTTCTGCGTCTTCTGGTACTTTTACAAGCGGAATGAATGGTATTGGTGGTCAGTGGTGTCTTCCACCGTCATCCTGCTGATCATCTATTTTCAGGTGCAGGTCTCGGCTTTCGTCAACGAATGGTCCGGATCGTTCTTCAACACGATCCAGCTTGCGTTGACGCAGCCGGGGTCAGTTTCACCTGATCAGCTCTACGGCCTGACCTGGACCATCGTGCTGGTGACCATTCCCAGCATTCTGGTTTCGGTGGGTCTTGCCTTCTACACCTCGCACTACGTCTTCCGCTGGCGCAAGGCGATGAACTTCTACTACATGGCCTATTGGCCCCAGATCCGGCACACCGAAGGCGCGGCACAGCGTGTTCAGGAGGACACGATGCGGTTCGCCCAGATCATGGAAGACCTGGGCACGGCCTTTTTCGATTCACTCATCACCCTTGTGGTGTTCCTGCCTCTACTCTGGAACCTGTCGTCCAATATCAGCGAACTGCCCATTTTCGGTGCAACGCCGGGCGGGCTGGTCTGGGTGGCGCTGGTGGGCGCGGCGGCGGGTACGGCCCTGCTCGCCGTGGTGGGCATCAAACTGCCCGGCCTCAACTTTGCCAATCAAAAGGTTGAAGCCGCCTATCGTAAGGAACTGGTGTTTGGCGAAGATCACGCTGACCGCGCCGATCCGCCAACCATCCGCGAATTGTTCGCCGGGGTGCAGCGGAACTATTTCCGCCTCTATTTCCACTACACCTACTTCAACCTCGCGCGGTACGGCTACACCAACATGGTGGGCTATGTGCCCCTTCTGGTCATGGCCCCGTCGATCCTGGCCGGCACCCTGACCATGGGTCTGTACCAGCAAATCCAGATCGCGTTCGGCCAGGTTTTCGGCTCGTTCCAGTTCTTCGCGCGGGCCTGGACGGTGATCGTCGAGCTTCAGTCGGTGATCATGCGTCTGCGGACTTTCGAAAGCCACATTCCGCACGATCAGGAGCCGATCAAGGAAAGTGTCAGCGACGCCGCCGCCGCTGGATGA
- the rpsD gene encoding 30S ribosomal protein S4, translated as MSKRHSVKYKIDRRLGENIWGRPKSPLNNRAYGPGQHGQRRKGKLSDYGLQLRAKQKLKGYYGSITEKAFRRLYDEAARRKGDTGENLIGLLEGRLDAIVYRAKFVPTVFAARQFVSHGHVLVNGKRVNIPSYQVKLGDKVEVRERSKQLAIVLEANQLAERDVPDYIEVDHNKQTATYTRVPALSDVPYPVQMEPNLVVEFYSR; from the coding sequence ATGTCGAAGCGTCATTCCGTAAAGTACAAGATTGACCGTCGCCTTGGCGAAAACATCTGGGGCCGTCCCAAGTCCCCGCTGAACAACCGTGCCTATGGCCCCGGCCAGCATGGCCAGCGCCGCAAGGGCAAGCTCAGCGACTATGGTCTGCAGCTGCGCGCCAAGCAGAAGCTCAAGGGCTACTATGGCTCGATCACCGAGAAGGCCTTCCGCCGTCTCTATGACGAAGCTGCCCGCCGCAAGGGCGACACCGGTGAAAACCTGATCGGCCTGCTCGAAGGCCGTCTGGACGCGATCGTCTATCGCGCCAAGTTCGTCCCCACCGTCTTCGCTGCCCGTCAGTTCGTGTCCCACGGCCACGTGCTGGTGAACGGCAAGCGCGTCAATATCCCGTCCTACCAGGTCAAGCTGGGTGACAAGGTTGAAGTGCGCGAGCGCTCCAAGCAGCTCGCCATCGTGCTGGAAGCCAACCAGCTGGCCGAGCGTGATGTGCCCGACTATATCGAAGTCGACCACAACAAGCAGACCGCCACCTATACGCGCGTTCCGGCTCTGTCAGATGTGCCCTATCCGGTCCAGATGGAACCGAACCTGGTCGTCGAATTCTACTCGCGCTAA